The genomic region CAGTGGGTCCGGATATTCGGGTTGCAGGACGGCATCCTGGCTCCTCATCGAGACTTCTTGGAATTCGATCGGCCCGGCGTTCGCGTCCAAGTGCCGCTGCGTACGAGCGAGGGGTCACTGCATTCGGAGAACAGCACCGTGTACCATTTGCGCGCGGGTGAGGTCTGGCAGATCCAGACGGTTGACCCGCACTCGGCCTACAGTGCCCCAGGTCCTGCCCGGCTCTCGTTGTGCCTCGACTTCGCGGGCGACGGCTTCGACCCCGAACGCGACATCCACCACACGATTCCCGCGACCGACGACGTCCGCATCATGCGACGCCCGCCCATCTCCGAACAGGAGATCGCCGGGCTCGTGGACACCCTGGGACCGTTGACTCGCGAATCCGCGAAATCGATCTTCCGCGCCCTGGCGATCACTCATTTCGAACGCGCGTCCGATGCCACTGACGTCTTCACCTGGTTCAAGCGCGCCGCCACCCGATGTGGTGACGAAAAGCTCATCGCCCTGGCTGAGGACTTCCGCGTCTTCTGCCTCGAGAAGCGAGCGTGGCGCGAAAGCTTCACGTGGTGATCGGCAGGGCGGAGTCGTTCCTCGAAATCGGGTCGCTCTACGGGACCTTTGCCGCGCACGCGGCACGCACTCCGCACGCGGTGGCGGTGACGGACGGGTCCGAGCAGATCACCTACGCCCGACTCGACGAGGCCGCCGCCGAGTACCGCCACGGGCTTCAGGACTGTGGCGTGCAGGCCGGCGATCTCGTCGGCATCAGTCTGGAGCGTGGGTGGGAGGTCATGGCGGCGATTCTCGCGGTGCTGAGCCACGGTTGCGGCTACGTCCCGCTCGACCCGGCCTACCCGCGCGAGCGCCTTCGGTTCATGACGGAGGACAGTGGGATCAGGACGGTCATCGCGGGTGAGACGGCGAGTGGGCTGCTGCCCGCGGAGCTTTCCCGTGTCCGCCGCGTGGCAGGTGTCCGGCAACTCGAACAGCCCTCCGCGGCGCACCTGACGGACACTCCGGCCTACGTGATCTACACCTCCGGCTCCACCGGCGTTCCCAAAGGCGTGCCGGTCGCGGAAAGTGCGGTACTGGCGCTGTTCGGCGCCTGCGTCGATGACCTGTTCGCGTTCGGCCCGGAAGATGTCTGGTCGCAGTTCTTCAGCTACAGCTTCGACTTCGCCGTCTGGGAGATGTGGGGAGCGCTGCTGTTCGGTGGCCGGCTCGTCATCGTGCCCGCGAAGACGGCCCGCAACCCGGCGGCCTTCCTCGACCTGCTCGCCCGCGAGCGGATCACCGTGCTCAACCAGGTGCCGAGTTACTTCAAATACCTGGTGAGAACGTATGAGCGTGCCGCCGTCGAGCTGGCGCTGCGGTACGTCGTCTTCGGCGGCGAGCCACTGGATCGAGTCTCCGCGCGTCGCTGGATGCAACTGCGGCCCGGCGCCGAGGCGCTCATCAACATGTACGGAATCACGGAGACCACGGTGCACGTCACCTACGGGCGACTCGAGGCCGAGCACGTGGCGGAAGACGTCGGCGGCACCTGGATCGGCCGCCCTCTTCCCCATCTCGAGCTCGCTCTGCTCGACGCCCGTGGCATCGAGGTCCCGGCCGGCGACGTGGGAGAGATCCAGGTCGCGGGGGCCGGAGTCGCCGGCGGGTACCTGGGGCGGCCGGACCTCACGGCCGAGCGCTTCCGGCTGCTCGACCTCGACGGGGTCGAGCGGACCTGGTACCGGACCGGCGACCTGGCCAGGCGACTCCCCGACGGTTCCTACGAGTACCTCGGTCGCAACGACCGCCAGGTGAACCTGCGCGGCTACCGCGTCGAACTGGGCGAGATCGAGGCGGTCCTCAGAAGCCACGCGCACGTTCTGGACGCGGTCGCGGCTGTGGAGGACGTGCCACCGAGGGAGAGCCTGCTGGTGGCGTACCTCGTCCCCGTGGATTCGGTGAACGCGAGCGAACAGCTGCATCGGGAACTGCTCGACCACTGTGCCGCCCGATTGCCCGCCCACATGGTTCCCAGTCAGATCGTGACCCTGTCCGACATGCCGTTGACCGCATCCGGCAAGCTCGATCGGGCGAGCCTGCCGGCTTTGCGCGATGTCACCGGGGGACCATCCGCACGGGCATCCGCTCAAGACCGTTGACGACAATGGAACTCAACCGGGTCGGCACGCCGTCGAGCTCGATGTGCCGGGTGGTCGTCAGCAGTTCCTCGTAGAGGAATCGAAGTTCGGCGCGGGCGAGGGTGCCGCCGAGGCAGAAGTGTTCACCCGATCCCAGCGCGAGATGCCGATTCGGTTGCCGCCCGACATCGAAACGATCCGAGTCGGGGAAGACGTTCTCGTCCCGGTTGGCGGACGGGTTCCACAGGGTCACCCGCTCTCCGGCCTGGATGTGCCGGTCGCGAATGACGGCCGGCCCGGTGGCAGTGCGCATGATGTGGGTGGCGGTGGACGTCCAGCGCAGCACCTCCTCCACCGCGGACGGCACCAACTCCGGGTTCTCGGACAACCTGTGCCACTGGTCCGGATGCTGGAGCAAGGCCTCCACACCGCCGGCCGCGGCGATACGGGTGTTCTCGGTCCCGCCCACGAGCAGGTTGTCACAGTTGAGGAGGACCTCGTCCGGGGTGAGCTTCCTACCGTCGACCTCCGCGGTCGCCAGAATGCTCACCAGGTCGTCGGCGGGGCGTTTGCCGCGCTCCGCGGCGAGCTCGGTGAAGTACTGCAGAATGTCCATGTGTGCGAGGGTGCGCGTCTCGGGATCGGACCCGCCGAACGCGAGTGTCGTGAGTTCGAGAACGCTTTCCCAGTCGCTTCTGGGAACGCCCATCATGTTGCAGATGACGTAAAGCGGTATCCGGGCCGCGACGTCGGTCACGAAGTCACACCGCTCACGCTCGACCGCCTGCAGCACGACCTCGCGCGCGATGCCCCGTATCTCCGCTTCGAGAGATCGCACGGAACGAAGAACGAACTGGTCGTGCACCAAACCCCTGAGCTGCCGATGGCGCGGCGGATCGGTGAGCGCCAGCGTGCGGCCGCCGCCGGGGTCGGGACCGTACTCCGCGGGCCGCAACAGGATTCCCTTTTCCGAGCTGAAGGCAACCGGGTCGCGATAGACGGCGAGGACGTCGTCGTACGTTGTCAGGATCCAGAAACCCGGCAGGTCACCGGGCGGATGCCAGCGCACCGGATCGTTCGCCCGCAGCCACCGCCACACCTCGTGCGGATCGCCGTCCGAATACAGCTCCGGGTCCACCAGGTTGATCTCGAACGGCGGATCGATCTGCTGACTACTCGAATTCGAAGATGGTTTCACCCCAGGACTCCCTCCTGTCCGGCACTGCTGACCCGGTGTCGTCGGCCAGCGGAATCGCGGCGCCGGAGGCCACGTCGCCGACGAGTTGGGCGATCTGATCGATGAACGACTCGGCTTCCACGGCGGACACCAGGTTGTCGTCGTAGCGGAGCTGGAGGTTCAGGTCGTCCCCGTCCAGGCTCCCGTAGAGCCACAGGTCGCTGGTCGCGGTGACCTGCGTCGGCTCCACGTCCTCGATGACGCAGTCGGTGCTGTTCACCATGGCGTTCCCCCAGCTAACGCCGAGGTCGAGCAGGACGCTGCGGCCGGGACGCGCCGGCAGCGACAGCTTCTCGGCGATCACGTCGAACGGGAGCCGCGAGTTCGCGTACGCCTCAGTGATCCGCTCCTGGACGTGGAAGAGAAGGTCGCCGAGTTTGGCGTCGGGCTGCCGCATCTCGAGGCGCACGGGTACGACGTTGGCGAGGAAACCGACGACGGCGTCGGCTTCTGGCCGGTGCCGCAGGCTGGTCGCGCACCCGACGGCGAAGTCCTCGGCGTGCGTCCTGCGCCGCAGCGTCGCCGCGAACGCCGTGACCACGATCGCGTACGGAGTCGCGGGTGCCCGCTTCAGCATGTCGGCGGACAGCGTCCGGTCGGCCAGCCCGGTCAGGCCGCGCTTGGTGCCGCGTCGGCGCGCGTCCACTGGATCCGGGGATTCCGCGACGCCGTCGAGCCGCTCGCGCCAGAACTGTTCCTGTTCCCGGGCCTCGGCCCCGTCGAGCCAGCTCTCCTCCTCGGCGATCCAGTCCCGGTAGGAGTAGGGGAGTGGGGGCAGCACCGGTCGCTCGTCGGTGAGCGCCAGTTCGCAGGCGGTCAGCAGGTCGTCGAGCAGGATCTGGGTGCTCGCCCCGTCGTAGATCAGGTGGTGCGCCGTCACCGTGAGCAGGTCGCCGCCGACCGGACCGGTGATCAGGCACATCGCGAACAGGGGCGCGCGATCCAGCGCGAAGGAGACAGCACGTGCCGACCGGATCGCCGCCGCCACCTCCGGGCCGTCCGGGCTCGCACCGGGCAACTCCACAACCGACAAAGGCGCGGCAACGGAGTCCTGGTCCAGCACGACCAACTCGGCCGTCGTGCCTTTCGCCCGCACGTGGGCGCGCAGCACGTCCTGGCGGTTCATGACCGCCACCAGGGCACGACGCAGGGTCTCGGCGTCCATCCGCCGGCCCAGTCGCACGAGGTCGGTGTTGACGAAGACGTCCGGTGAGATCCGGGTCGACGTCAGCCACACGCGGCGCTGCGCCCTGGCGAGTGGAACCGGCTTCGACGCGTCCCGAACCGGTGCGCCGCCGGGCACCGGCCGGACCGATGTCCCAGGCGCCAACACGGCTGCCAGCTTGCGCACCGTCTGGTTGGCGAAGAGCGTGCGGACGGAGGTGCCCAGTTCTGTCGCGATGCGGGCGGCGGTCAGGCTGTGTCCGCCGAGGTCGAACAGACGGGTGTCCAGATCATCCACCGGCTGACCGAGGATCGCGGACCACACCTCGGCGATGCGCTGCTCCGCCGGGGTGAACGGTTGCCGCGTGCCAGGTGTCGCCCGGCTGTCAGCGGGTGGGGGCAGCGCTCGGCGGTTCAGCTTCCCGTTGGCGGTGAGGGGCAGCGCCTCCAGCACGACGTAGCTCTCCGGCAGCATGAACGCGGGCAGCCGTGCCGACAGGAACGCCCGGAGGCCGGGCACGTCGGCTGTCCCCACGAAGTACGCCACCAAGCGCATCGGTGTGTCGGGCCCCGGTGTCGCGATCACGGCCGCGGCTCGTACGTTCGGGGCCTTTGCCAGCACGGCGGCGACCTCGCCGGGTTCGACCCGGTTCCCGCGAATCTTGACCTGGTCGTCCTTGCGGCCCAGGTACTGGAGTGTGCCGTCCGGCAGCCAGCGGGCCAGGTCGCCTGTGCGGTACATCCGGACACCGGGCCTGACCGGGTTCACGGTGAAACGTTGAGCTGTCAGGTCGGGGAGGTCGCGGTAACCCCGGGCCAAGCCCGTTCCGCTCACGCACATCTCGCCGGTCCCGCCGAGCGGAACGAGTTCCCCGCGTTCGTCGAGCAGGTCCACCCACTTGTTCGGCAGCGGCCGGCCGATCGACACGCTGCCGGCCGCGACGTCCAACCGGTGGATGGTCGTGAGCACGGCGTCTTCCGCGGGACCGTATTCGTTGTACAGCTCGGTCGTCGGAAGCAGGCCGGCGTGCCTGGCGGTGTGGGTCTCCGTGACCCGCTCGCCGCAGAGCACCAACTGCCGGAGGTTCCGCAGTGCGCCGGCGCCGTAGTCGGTCATGAGCTCGTACAGGCTGGGAACCATGACCGCGTGGGTCACCCGTTCGCGCGAGACGAGTCCGGCGACCCTCTCGGGACTGAGCAGTTCCTCCCTGGTGGCGATCACGAGTGACGCACCGGAGCCCAGCGCGCTGAAGACGTCGCTGATTCCCGAGTCGCAGTGAACCGGGGAAACCTGCAGGACACCGCTGCCCGGGCCGAGTCCGTAGTAGTCGATGCGGAACTGGATCGTGTTGAGAATCGCGCCGTGTTCCACCATGACCCCCTTCGGGGTTCCGGTGGAGCCAGAGGTGTAGACGACGTAGGCCAGGTCGTCCGGTCGAGCGTCGACCGCTGGTGCGGGCTGGTCGGAAGGGAGTGCCGCGTTCCCGTCCAGCGTGAGCACGATGGCGTCCAGGGCGTCCAACGACTCCGCGAGCCTCTGGTGGGCCAGCACCGCCGTTGCCCCGCTGCTGGACACGAGCTGGGACAACCGGGCCGTCGGCTGTTCAGGGTCCATGACGAGGAACGCGGCACCCGTTTTCAGGATGGCGAGGAGTCCGATCGGCAACCACTCGTCACGTTCGTCGGCGATTCCCACGACGTGGCCGGGGCCGGCCCCCGTTGCCGACACGAGCCTGGCGGCGAGGTCGTCGGCGAGCCGGTCCAGCTCCGCGTAGCTGAGAACCCGTTCTCCGGAGACGACGGCCCTGGCGTCCGGGTCGCGCTCGACCTGGCGCGTCACCAGATCCAGCAGCGTGCCGGCGGACGACCGGTCCACCTGCCCGCCCGTCGCGGTGGCGAGCAGCTCGTCGCGCTGGTCGTCGGGCAGGACCGGCACGGAGCCCACCGGCGCCTCGGGATCAGCCAGCAGACCGTCCACCAGGTGTCGAAGCTGATCGGCCATGCGCTGCACGGTCTGGTGGTCCAGGACGTCCTGGCGATAGGTGATGGAGACCTGGAACGGCCGGCCGGCCTGCAGCGTCTCGACGCTGAACGCCAGGTCGAAGCCGCTCACGGCGTTCTCGAGCTGAAGGTGGTCGACCCGCTCGGCGTCCTGCGGCGCGATGAGGGAGAAGACAGGTTCGATGAACACGTCGAAGAGCGGTTGGCGGCTCGGCGTGCGCTCGATCGCGAGTCCTTCGACCAGCGCGTCGAAGGGGAACTCCTCGTGCTCGCGCAGCAGTGCGGCGTGGTTCGCCACGGCCGTCACCAGATCACGGAAGCCGCGGTCCGGGTCCACCAGCGTCCGCAGCACGATCGTGTTGACGAACATGCCGACCGAATCGGCGAGTCTGGGGTCGTCCCGGCCCGCGACCGTGGTGCCGATCGGAACGTCCTCGGCTCCGCACAGCCGCAGCAGCAACACCCTGATGACGGCGACCATGGCCATGAACGGCGTGGCACCGAGATCACCGCACAACCGCTGCAGCCTCGCTGCGGTCTCCTCGTCCATCGACAGCCGCACCACGCGAGCGGCGGAGCTGCGGATCGCCGGCCGCGGGCGATCCAGCGGAAGGTCCAGGCTGGGAACGTCCGCCAGCGTCTGCCGCCAGAACGCGAGGCTTTCCGCGTCACGTGCCGCCGCGTGGGGCAGGCTTCGTTGCGCCTGGACGTACTGCCCGTACTGCACCGGATCGCCCGTCTCGCGGCCGGCGGGGCTGAGAAACCCCAGCAGATCGCGCGCGAGCACGGCAAGAGACCAGCCGTCACACATGCTGTGGTGCACGGAGACGATCAGGATGCCGCCTGCCTGCCCGTCCTCCTTCAGCCAGATCGCGTGGAGCAGCGGGCCGCTGCTCATGTTCACCTTCCAGCGCTGCTCCGCGTCGACGACCTGCCGCAGCATCTCGTCCATCGCACCTGGCGGCACCGGAACCGTTCGCAGTTCGCCCGCGACCTCCTGCGGATCGAGCACCACCTGGACCATGTCGGCAGCGTCGCCCCTCAGCACCGTGCGCAGGGCGTGGTGCCGCATGAGCAACTTGTCCACCGCTGCGGACAGGGCGGCTTCGGTGTGCTCGTCGTGCAGGCGGAATGCCTCCACCATGTTGTAGGGCCGTCGGTCGCCCTCGTCGTACTGCTCGATGAACCACATCCGCAACTGGGCGTTGCTGGCCGCCACCGGAGGCGGGCTCGCGGGCCACGGGGAGATCAGGTCCGGCAGGCTGCTGGGCCGCTCGGCCGAGTCACGGAGGGCGGCCGTGATCCCCGCCGGCGTGCGCACGGCGAACACCTGCCGCACGGTGATCGTCGCCGCGCCGCTCGTCCGTCCGGCCAGCCTGGCTGCCAGAAGGGCGGCGGTGAGACTGTGGCCGCCCGCCGCGAACAGGTCCTGATCCGCGTGGGCGGGTGGCGCGCCCAGGACCTCTGACCAGACGCTGAAGACGAGGCGTTCCACCTCGTCTGCCGGTTCCCAGGTGCCGGTATCGGCGGCAGCGGCGACGGCGAGGATCGCCGCGCGATCCACTTTTCCGTGCAGGGTGAGCGGTATGGCGGCCAACTGCAGCGCCTTGCCCGGCACCATGTAGGCCGGAAGGGCCGCGCTGAGGGCGCTGCGGACCTGCGCTGCCGGCAGCTCCTGCTTCGCGGTGTACGCCGCGACGAGGACCGGCGGCTCATCGGCGGTGACGACGGGGATCACCACGGATTCCGAGATCTCCGGTATGTCGCGAAGGGCGGCCTCGACCTCGCCGAGTTCGAGCCGATTGCCGTGGATCTTGATCTGCCGGTCGCGGCGGCCGAGGAACTCGATCTCCCCACGAGCGTTCCAACGGCCGAAGTCGCCGGTGCGGAATGCCCGGACACCCGGCTGGGACGGAAGCTCGCAGAACCGGCCGGGACCGGTCGGCGCCTCGTCGAGATAACCTTCGACCACGGCCGGACCGAGCACGTGGATCTCACCCGGTACGCCGACCGGCGCGTGGTCTCCTCTTCCGGTGAGGACCAGGACGCCGAAACCCGGCGAGGGCCTTCCGATCGGCACGGTCACCAGTTCGCCGAGCCGTTCGCCGGAGCAGAGGAACGTCGTGGCGTCGATGGTGGCCTCCGTGGGCCCGTACAGATTCCCGAAGGTCCGCACGCGCAGGCGCGTCGCCAGCCGGGGCAGCATTCCAGGGGGGATCTCGTCGGCGCCCAGCAGGAGGAGGCGTATCTGCTGCTCGCTGATCTCGGGCAGACCCTCGGCCATGACCGCGAGCAAAGAGGGAGTGCAGTTGAGCGTGTTGACGCGGCCCTCGCGCAGGACCGACCAGAACTCTTCCGGAGAAAGCGTCTGCGGCGCTTCGACCGGTACCACACAGCCACCAGCGACAAGAGTGGCGAAGATCTGGTAGAAGAGCACGTCGGAGGTGACCGCCGAGAGCATCGCGCACCGGGTGTCCTCGGCGAACCCGACGAGCCGCCCCGAGGTGAGTGCCTTGTGGGCGAACTGACGATGCGTCACCGCCACGGGGCGGGGAAGACCGGTGGACCCGGACGTGAACAACACGGCGGCCTCGTCGTCGGGCGCGGGTCCGGGCGGTGGAGTCGCCGCGTCGGACGCGTCCGCGAGCTCGCCGGCCAGCACCACCGGCAGGTCTGCGCCGCCGGGAAGGTCGGCCCGGTCCGAGACGACGCAGACGGCCTGGCTGAGGTGCAGCTGACGGGCGAGCCGAGTCAGCGGATGGGACGGGTCGAGTGGCACGCACGACGCGCCGGCACGCAGGACCGCGACGATCGCCAGGACCAGTTCGGGTCCTCGGGGGAGCAGCAGCGCCACCCTGGAACCCGCGGCGATGCCGTGCCTGGCGGTGAGCAACCCGGCCGCCCTGGTGGACTGCTGCCGCAGTCGCTGGTGGCTCCAGGACACGGTGCCGTCGGCGACGGCGTCCTCGTGGGGCGTGCGCGAGGCCGACTCGTCGACCAGTGTGATCAGCGTGGCCGCGGGGAACTCCTCCACGCAGGGCAGTCCCGACCACGATTCCAGCTCGGACCGTTGTTCGGGACCCAGCACGTCGACAGCGCCCGCGGGTGTCCGCGGTTGTGCGGCGATCGCCGCCATCGCCGCGGCCACGCAGCGTGCCGCGGCGTGGGCTTCGCGCGCGGTCGTTCGCCGGTGCCGTCCGCGGACGACCAGGCCCTCGGCGGTCCGGCGCACCGTCAGCCGCAGGGCGACCGGTCCCAGCAGGCTTCCCCGCGATTCCTCACACACGACGGCGATCTGCGACAGCGTGCCGGCGACCGGGAGCCCGACGAGTTCCAGCCGCCTGGTGACCGCCGAACGATCGGTCCACGACAACGCGGCCGCGGACTCGAGTTCTTCGTGCAGGGCGGTGAGGAAGTCCGCCACCGGTGCGGAGAGGTCGAGCGCGGCGGCCAGCGCCACTTCGCCGCCGGGGCCCGCAGGGGCGGGCAGCAGAACCGCGTGCTGTGGGTGTTCATCGAGAACGGACAGGAACAACCGGGTGGCCGCCACCGCCACCAGCTGGAGACCCACGGGGTCGCGACCGGTCAGCGCATCGATCTGTGCGGTCGCCTCGGGCGTCAGGCGGCATTCGGCGACGAGTTCTGCCGTCGGGTCGCTGGTGTCCTGCAACGGCACACCGCGCACGCCCGACAGTCGAGCGATCCACGCCTCGCTGACAGTGTTGTCATCCATCAATTCTCACAACCACCTTGCGTAGTCGTAGTCCGGAGCGCCCACGCGCATGGGTTCATGACGACGTACGTGACGGGCCACAACCGACCCCCCGGTCGAGCACCGCAACGGCCTAGGCGCGCACTGTCGGCAGTGGGCGGGCGGCCGGGCCCGGCAGCGCATTGCGGTTGAGCTTTCCGTTGGGCGAGAACGGGAAGTCTTCGACCAACCACCATCGGACCGGCACCATGTAGTCCGGTAGGACCGCCAGCAGCGAACGGCGCAGCTCCATCACGGACGGCGGTTCGCCCACCACGGCAGCCTGCAGTTCCGCGGCGCCGCCGGGACGGCGCGCTCCGAACACCGCGACGGAGTGGACCCCTGGCAGCTGCGCGACGTGTGTTTCGACCTCTCGTGGCTCCACCGAGTAGCCGCGGATCTTTATGTGGTCGTCCATACGACCGTGCAGTTGCACGATGCCGTCCGGCCGCCAGCTGCCGCGGTCTCTGGTCCGGTACACCCGCGAGCCAGGACGGAACGGGTCCGGGACGAAAGCGGACTCGGTCAGGACCGGATCGGTGTAGCCCCTGGCCACACCGGCACCACCGATGTAGATCTCGCCGATCTCACCGTCGGCGACCGGGCGTTCGTTCTCGTCGAGGATGTAGACGTACGTGTTCCAGATCAGCGACCCGACCGGCGGCAGCGGTTCGACGTTCCCCCTGGGGCTGCTCATCGAATGGCTCAACACCATGTGGTTCTCGGCCGGTCCGTAGTGGTTGTGGATGGTGAGTTCGGGCCGCTGTTCGAGCAGCGCTTCCAGCGCGGGCGTGATGCGCACGACCTCACCGGCGCTCACGATGTGACGGAGTGCGGGTGCGTGCTGGAAGTTCGTGGGCAGCGACATGATCGTTTCGATCAGCGACTGGGGGAAGTCCACCACCTCTACTTCTTCGTCGACGATGAAGTCGACCAGTGCGCGCACGTCGCTCTTCGTGTCTTTGTCGGGCACGCACAGGCAGCCGCCGGAAGCGAGCGTGTAGAAGATCTCCTGCACCGAGACGTCGAAACTGAGCGGAGCCGACTGCAGCACCCGCCGACCCCTGCCCAATCCGGAGTCCGCGACCTGCCAGGCGACGAAGTTGGCCAAGCAGCGGTGTGTCTGCACGATGCCTTTCGGCGCACCGGTCGAACCCGAGGTGAAGATGACGTAAGCGGGATCAGAGGGATCGATGGCCGGCCGGACAAGAGCTGGCTCGACCTCGCCCGGCGCCGCCAGCAAGCTCTCGAGCGTGGTGGTGCTTCCACTTCCGGACTGGATGTCGTCGCGTTCCAGGAGGAGATCCGCGCCGGTGTCCGGGGTGATCGCGATCAGCTTGGCGTGGCTGGCGCGGAAGATCTGCTCGATGCGTTGTCTGGGATAGGTGATGTCGATCGGCAGGTACGCGGCGCCGGC from Lentzea guizhouensis harbors:
- a CDS encoding amino acid adenylation domain-containing protein, yielding MEHTHGRYGPVVDIGATTVLEFIDRECAAHPHAPAVQAPGRVVSYAELDQLADTVAHRLVSEHGVGPSDTVAIAAQAGIEFTAALLGTLRAGAAYLPIDITYPRQRIEQIFRASHAKLIAITPDTGADLLLERDDIQSGSGSTTTLESLLAAPGEVEPALVRPAIDPSDPAYVIFTSGSTGAPKGIVQTHRCLANFVAWQVADSGLGRGRRVLQSAPLSFDVSVQEIFYTLASGGCLCVPDKDTKSDVRALVDFIVDEEVEVVDFPQSLIETIMSLPTNFQHAPALRHIVSAGEVVRITPALEALLEQRPELTIHNHYGPAENHMVLSHSMSSPRGNVEPLPPVGSLIWNTYVYILDENERPVADGEIGEIYIGGAGVARGYTDPVLTESAFVPDPFRPGSRVYRTRDRGSWRPDGIVQLHGRMDDHIKIRGYSVEPREVETHVAQLPGVHSVAVFGARRPGGAAELQAAVVGEPPSVMELRRSLLAVLPDYMVPVRWWLVEDFPFSPNGKLNRNALPGPAARPLPTVRA